The proteins below come from a single Nitrosospira sp. Is2 genomic window:
- a CDS encoding DUF2062 domain-containing protein, with protein MQREVGFTYTLLVPRKFFKKYLPSHETVRQNRFVGIFGDWLHHHNLWHLNRRSVAGGVAAGLFTGLIPGSNPVQFFFAALFAIVFKVNLPVAIITTLYSNPFTILPIYAAAYALGAFVTGNGAGTLPKTELHLMDKSIGEWIPTLADWVVSLGKPLLVGLVLLALLLSIGGYVLVRGGWRLYTVYEWRKRAKRRRPNVGKDTE; from the coding sequence TTGCAGCGCGAAGTTGGATTTACGTACACTCTTCTTGTGCCTCGAAAATTTTTCAAAAAATACCTGCCATCTCACGAGACCGTCCGCCAGAACCGCTTTGTCGGAATTTTCGGAGATTGGCTGCATCACCATAATCTGTGGCATCTCAATCGCCGCTCGGTTGCGGGTGGCGTAGCGGCAGGGCTGTTCACCGGTCTGATTCCCGGCAGCAATCCAGTCCAGTTCTTTTTCGCCGCTTTATTCGCTATCGTTTTCAAGGTAAATCTACCGGTAGCGATAATAACGACGCTGTACTCCAATCCCTTTACCATTTTGCCGATCTACGCCGCAGCCTATGCCCTGGGGGCGTTCGTTACCGGCAATGGCGCCGGCACCCTTCCCAAAACCGAGTTGCACCTGATGGACAAAAGCATCGGCGAGTGGATACCCACCTTGGCGGATTGGGTAGTCTCGCTGGGCAAGCCGCTACTCGTGGGTCTGGTCTTGCTGGCGCTGCTGCTTTCGATTGGCGGCTATGTGCTGGTGCGAGGGGGGTGGCGGCTATATACCGTCTATGAATGGCGCA